ACATCTGCCCGTGGAATGGAAGTGTCTCAGTAATGGCTATAAACATTGGGCGAGACATTTCAGGCTTATGGTTTCTCTATGTAACACAAAGCTTCCAAAACTCTGTATAAACCGTCCCAGCAGCTGAGAAAGACCCCGAGCGGATAGAGTTAATGGAAAACAAGGATATGATACGGTCTCTAACACTTTATCTGTCTGTTAAAATGTCCACATTCCAAATCAGCAATTAAATCACAACTACCACCATCCCTCGCCACTGATTGGCTGGAAGCTGTAGGTTGCAAACAGCTGGAAGACCACGCGTCGAGGATTTATTGTCATGAGAAGACATGGGAGTGTTCATTAAAGGAAGCATAAACCCTGGCATTTAACAATGTAAAATGTCCCagggtgctcttctgagcacttttgcaattattTTCAGATTACatgatatttttacataaaacTTGTGCACCTTATGCTGTTTGCATCAGGCAAAAGCTTATTTAACTGAAGCAGGAAGCATCTCTTGACACGTTTCTCCCTGCTAAATTCTATTCCTAAGTGCGACAGGAGCAATGGAACGGAGCAGGTGAGCATCAGGAGATACTCCTTGCCTaagtgatttaaaggaacagttcagtgtaaaaatgaaactgggtaaaagagatagactgcgcaaaataaaatatatttctcatatagttagttaggcaataatgtaatctataaaggctggagtgggcagatgtctaacataatagccagaacactacttcctgctttcagctctccaacctcttaaggtgcccatacactataagatccgctcgcttggtgatgtcgccaagcgagcggatcttcacccgatatccccatctacgggtgggcgatatcgggtagcaagggacttaaaaaaaaaaaaataatccgatcgtttggccctggggccaaacgattggattacatttgagcttatggggcagtcggttcggggaccgcatcaacgagccgatgcggtccccgatccgaccggattttctaacctggccgatcgagatatCGGTCGGCcgggcagctctgttctgcccatacacgggccgattagctgctgaatcggtccaagggacccatatcggcagctatagtcggcccgtgtatggggacctttagtcagtcagtgactttaggggggggcacatgggacataactgtcagttagtttgtgagcacgtaggtcagattcaaatgcaaactaactgacagttatggcCCCCCTCACTGATTGGTTagtgactgctaacagcttagagagctgcaaaggaggaagtagtgttctggctatcatgttagacatctgcccactccagcctttatggaTGACATTTCTGcccaactatattgaaaacattatttattttgcgcagtctgtctattttgcccattttcatttttacactgaactgctcctttaagcttTTGCCCGGCCCTCTCAGGATACACAATCTCAATATTAgcagttaaaaaaatgttaatatattaaaaaaagtaaataccaCTAGTCCCCAGAAGAGCACTGAGAAATGTAACATTGGATTTAGACAGGGGTATACATGGATTATGGAAAAACAACTGCAAAGGCAAGCTGGCAACTTATACTTATTTCCAGTTTCCCCCCCCttagaaaaaaaggttaaaaacagCAACAAGTACAGATGGAGCACTAGGAAGCTACATTATAGGTTATATGTTGTGATGGAAGTCTCAGCCAATGATCCAACTATAAGTGGCGCCACAGATAATTGGCCACAGTCCAATTCATTCACTACATTGGCCATATAGTATTTCCAACTTTCACGTTAGCGCTGCTTAGAGCATCTCTCCCATAAACTACGAACTCTGCagaacatttgttaaaaaaaacaaaaaaaaaaacttcaattttctccaaaatattttcttcTCTATTTGgcatgttagatttttttttttttaatgaaaaaataaactaaataaactttatatccataatattataaaaagtgaGGTAACACCTGTGCATAAAAATGTCACGTCTTAAAAATGTTTAtcttctttttttgcactttagtaCCGAGGGGCCTGAGTAATTCCAGTCATGTTTAGCAGCAGATTGGGTGGTTGCGCCCACGCTGTTATTTGCCTCCAGTTCTATTGGTGTCCGCTCACTTGATTCTCGGCTTGCTCCAACACTTGGGTCAGAATTTCGTCGATCACGTCGACGTCATAGTTTATATCTTGTAACTGCAGGTCGGGCATCAATGTGGTCAGCAACTGCGCCACGTTTATCCGCAGAGATCGCAACGTAAGGCTGCAAAGGAAAGATGGCCGCAATTAAATCTGAAATGTATCATGAAAATGGTTTCCCTGCCTCGCAGTCATTCAGCCCCTCCCTCATGCATTTTGGTTGGTTTCCAGAGAATATGTGCCCACCCACTATGGCAAATAATCCCATCACTTCACACAGGAACAAGTTAATAAATGGCTTGGTGGCTTAAAAGTGGACCAGTATATTGTCACAAAACCctaaccccccatatgtaataaaaggcaataagtttgccgaGGAGCATTAgcccattgcaaccaattagctttcaaacaggtgaccaataaatgcttcatgctgattggttgctatgggttactgctcctgggcaaacttagtgccttttagtaTATAACcccctaaatcaggggtgggcaaactttttggctcaggggccacattgacatACAGGCCTGCCAGTGTTACGCCcaaggctgccatcagaaatcatggagcctctcaactcccccccccccccagcatattccagctccccaccccagcatcctccccaacatcctccagctcccctcccagcTTCCTCCAgatccattccccagcatccttcatctcccccccccccagcgacatGTGGCTCCCTTCATCCTCCGGCTGCTTCTGTCCTTTTATCTGGTTGCACCCCGTGcatgctgacgtcacgcgcacacATGGGACGCAACCAATAAGGGCccacaattcttttaaggggggccggattaaaaaggccggcgggccggatgtggcccacgggccatagtttgcccatcCCTGCCCTAAATGCATATACTAAGGGATTGGTATCATACTTAGTTTGGCTCGCTGATGCCACGCTGGTTGAAGCACTTTCTTTCTTCTGCACGTCTTGGACCATATGCTTCAGCTGTTCAATTTGGGTTCCGAGCTGCCGGGTTTGAGATTCTAACTGCGCCGACTGTTGCTTTACCTTTTCAGCCTGtttgcacaataaaaataaattcatgtCAAAAAGCAGCATCTGGGCAATACTCAGTAACTAAACATTCTGATTATTCACAAGCTCCATCAAATAAGCACATCTTTGACCCAAttgatttggttttttttaaccacTCACTTAAACCACCTCAACCTGAGAAACCAAGAGTAAAGGGACCTCTAGTACCTGCCTTAAATATGCAAAAACCGGACAGTGGGGGGTTGTTGCCTCCATGTTTGGTGGCATCAGTCCTGTCGAAGGGAatgatatcagcagctaaaattggcccgtTTATGGCagccttagaccgattcagcagcttgtcggcccatgtatgggcactaatgatgggcctgccagaaatctggcctgaaatcggccagatatcgatcaggcgggtttaaaaattagtcggatttggggaccgcatcggctcgttgatgctgtccccgaactgACCGACGCCTATTCCCGTTGTTCTTACTTGATCATGTGGCCCCAGgtccaaacgaccgaattagcccgatattgcccacccttaagtggggatatcgggagaagatccgctcgcttgtgacctcgccaagcgagcggatcttagcacgTATCGGCACTTTTAGGTTCCTGCCCGGAGCAGATACACTGGAAACCAAGACTGTGTTGGCTTCCAGCTTGCAAGATTCTGCTCAGAGAGACCAGAGATAATGCAGCCAAACATAGTGGTGACCAACATCACTAcccacccttaagggctctggcacatggggagattagtcgcccgtgacaaatctcccttgtcacgggcgactaatctccccgaactgccatcccaccggcaaaaatgtaagtcgccggtgggatggcacacgctgcacaggcgattttggcaaatcgccaaagttgcgtCGTGAGGCAttttctgcaatttacattttcgccggtgagatggcaatctggggagattagtcgcccgtgaacagggagatttgttgcgggcgactaatctccccgtgtgccagagccctaagacaatttaaaactggccttcatttttgttgcttttcaattatttagctttcggttcagcagctctccagtttagaagttcagctatctggttgctaggatccaattcaCCTTAGCAATAagacaatggtttgaatgagagactgaaacatgaataggagaggggtccgaatagaaagataaggtgtaagtaacaacaataaaactggaccCTCACAGGGAAGTCGTTTTGGatccccattttaaagctggaaagagacagaagaactTAAAAACTATAAAGAGCAAGTAAAAAGATACTAAGGACATTGTATAGCATACTATaggttatcttaaaggtgaacttcccctttaatacatgaTTTTCTGGTTTTACCTATTATCgggcaactgtacaaatgttTCTAACATATTATCATCCCTGACCCCTGTAGAAGCAAAGATTTACAAATAAGCAGGATAACTAAGGATGATATTTTTTCCTCAATTAAGGCGATATCTTTCCCAACATATAAGTAGGATATGCTGCCACTTTAAGTAAAAGGCCAGAGCACACTGCCTACCTCACTTTTATACCGATCCCGTTCGGTGGAACATGCATCCAGCTGCCTGAATAAGCTGTCCAGCTGCAAAGCCATATCATCCATGTCACTGCTGTTCTCTGCCGGTTTCTGGGGCCCCGTGCCAGGCTCAGCCTTCAGGTCCTGCAGCACCTCACACTGAGCTTTCAGCCTGTTGATTTCCTTAAGGGCCTGTTCATACTGGGCTACAAGTTGCTTTGAAGGAAGTTCAGTGATATTTGGGGGACTGGCATCTGTCTGGGTCACCTGATGAGAAACTTCTTTCTTAACCTGATTGTTTCTCAGTTCTGAGACCTCCCCTTCCAATCCCTTCACCCTGACAAGCAGTTCTTCGCAGTGCTTCTTCAGATTTTCTTTTTCACGGTCTCTTGCACCCACAGACTTTTCCTGGTGATGGGTTTGGTGTGAGGTGTCCATTTCATGTTGGGCTATTCCATTGCAGTTAATGTAAAGGATGGAGTCTGGCATCTGTTGGTTTTCCTGACTGCTGTAATCATTGCTTACATCTTCTTCTTTTTTAACAGGCAAAGTTGCCCTTTCTGTCTGGGTGGCCACTGCTGAAGTCTCACCTCTAGGAATGGGGTCAGGGGTTGGAATGGGATCAATTCCATTTGAGTTCTCAATTCCATTTGGCCTGTGATTTATCCTCTCAGTGGTCACTGGATTTGAATTTGAAATAAGGAgactttttgtattattttttggcTTGGTGGTGCTGTTATCTTCTATTATAATAACATCTTCTTCATCGCTCCACTGAAGGAGATCAATAGTATCTGATCCACTGAGCTTTGGCTTCTTCGCAGCTTCATTGTCATTAGATAAAGGACGTTTACAGctagagaggaaaaaaaaataaacagcatttacaAGACTTAAAATGTCTAAGTAACAGCAAAGTGTATTGTCCTACAACTAACCCATTCATTCTGATAGGAATGTTGTATGTGTGGGTTACTATCAGTTGGACCATTTGAGATTGCACAGAACTGTACTTGTGTGCCTAAAGAGATCGCCAAgcagcagatcttcacccgatatccccacctacgggtgggcgacatCGGGGAccgtgtaggtaaaaaaatgaataactcgatcgtttggccctggggccaaacaattgaattatattggcaacaatggggcagtcggttcggggaccgcatcaatgagccgatgcggtccccaatccgactgaattttctaacctggccaatcgatatctgccaaatttcaggccagatgtcggccaGGCgcttcgtttctgcccctacacggaccgatatcggcagctactatcggcccgtgtatggggcctttTACAGTGTCAAAATGACACGCTGATCTGTGCAGTTACTGGCAACACACGGCAAAAAAAGCATTGGTATCAAAAGCGTTAGTGAAGCCTTTTGATGGTCCCATATACAGAGGTTCGCCCCGGGGtcccaacttgcagtgcagcagtaaagtgtgcctgagtctgagctttcagaaggagccagcgctacacattagaactgctttcagctaacttattgtttctcctactcccatgtaactggaggagtcccaagccggacttggatttcttactattgagtgctattctgatacctactgggagcggctatcttgctcctttcccattgttctgctgattggctgctgggagtggggggggatatcactccaacttgcagcgcagcagttaagtgagactgaagtttatcagagcacaggtcacatggctgtggcactctgggaaatgaagaatatggctagccccatgggaaaaacagattacaatgcaggattctgatggagaagctctattaactgatgcatattTCTTTAACAGCTGCCGCAGTTTGTTCTCCAGGTATTTATAGGAGGGTACTAAAGAAAAATAAGTGTTGGAATTATGCCCTCCAGTGCTACTTGCCTGCCCCCCCTCCAGTAAACTCCAGCAACTTATTTAATAATTAGTAAAATATGGGGTTAGTTCTCCTTATGACCAAAAAATTATGATAGTGTAAGGGCACTGGCACAGGGTGGGATTTGGGTTACTTGACACAACCACCTAAACTCCTGAAGATTATTGACTCTAAATCACCTGGAATTGCCCCCTTGTGCCATTGCTTTAACAAAGCCCATTTCCTTTTCACAGAGCCATAATGCTACCAGTTATAGTTATATCCTGGTAATTAATAGGCAACATACCTTTTGTTGAGATCTGTCCCCTGGCTTTGATGTGGATTAAAAATCCTCTGACCAGAAACTATAGATGGCTGCATTTCTATATTCTGTGGTGTGAATAGAATTGTAGTTTTGTCTGGTGTCATCTGCAGAAAAGAATTTTAGTGTCAGTCTGTACCCAATATATTGTAAGGGAACCCCAAGAATATAATTTAGCAACAGTCATTTGCAAAGTTGTTACTCGACTATTAAACATTTGAACAAATGCAGTCACTGCAAATTCCTTTCAGAGACTGAAATATTTGTTTTGGTAAAGGGGTTCTAACCCTAAATACGGACTGAAAGTAAACTTAGGAGTGCTCTTCTGGGCAGTTTGCATACATTTTAAGTCAGGGATGGGCAAACAATGGCCCGCAGGCCTTTTTTATCCGGCCCGCTGACTCCGGCCCTCTtgaaagaattacgggccctaattggttgcgccccgtaccTGCGCGTgtcgtcagcacgcacggggcgcaaccatataaaaggattcAGCGGGGAGCCGATGTCAGAAGCAGCCGGaggatggagggagccgcaggtcggtgggggcaagatggaggaTGCTGCTGGGAAGGACACTGTGGAGGAGcttgggagtggagctggaggatgctgggggggtgagctgcaggatgctggggagtggagctggaggatgctgcgtgggatgctgggggggagctgagaggccctgatggcagccctgggcgtaatgCTGGCCCGGCCCGgttgtaagtcaatgtggcctctgagccaaaaagtttgcccacccctgttttaaGTGGTTTTGATTACTATTTTCAGACTGCTAATAATGGGCTTTTGGCTAAGCAGCTCTCAGCAAACACTGCTAATTCACGCATCTTTTGCATAGTTCGATAACTTACTTGCTGAAACTGCTCAGATTtcctgcaataaaaataaaaatcagttatAAAGGAAAAGCATTGTAAGATCTGTCATATAAAACATTCTCACACTTCCAGAGTCAGCTGTTTGATCATCCTTATGCTGTTTATGCGTTCAGGGCAATTCCTTAATAGAAAGTTAAGtatgtttttaaacatatttataatatatacgaTTTATATATGATTTATGGCATCAGTGTATTATCACTAGACAAAAGGGTTTGAGTTTATAACCACAACAAACATATAATCCTGAAGCCCTAAGACCAGTGCTGTTAACTGGCCAACTATCATTTGCCTAGTGATTTACACGTGTAGCTTGTTGCTTCCCATAGCATGCTTTATTAGGCAGAATCAGGCTCAAGTCTGCATGGCCATATACTCTGACCATCTGCAATGTATTACAGTTTATTGCATGCACTGAACTTCTATGTTTATTGCCTTTATGGTACTGTGGCACTAACAACAGCCCCCAAGAGGTCAGAAAGTTGGTTCTGTCACCTATGCAGCAATGTACAGTTATGAGGTCTTGCAAGTATGTAATTAACATTTAATTTTGGAATCCTCCATGCATGCAAAAAATCCCATGTAGGCAGGCATAGTGGAAGCAAGGCTAGGTCATTCACATTTAAAACAAGGTACATATAAGGCTGTGTTCACCTAACTCAAAAGGTGCACTATCCTTGGTTGTAGTAAGGTATGCAATGGGAAGTTTAAGGGTGTCACCAAGTGTATTTACAATGCACATTCCTCTGTAAAGAACAGATGTTACTAGGGTGCAGGTTCAAAGTGCACTCAAGCAAAAACACACCATGAATTTTCAGCAAAATAGGATATAAGCACTCACATGTATGACTTACCTTCTCCTATAGGTCTTTTCATAAGTGGAGTGGGTAATGTCATCATCATCTTCTGGCTCTTCAGACACAGAACAATctctgttaataaaataaaaatttagaAATGTAAAAACTCAAGGGTTCCTGAGGGAAAGAGTGCATTTTGTACACTGTCCAGTAATACATATAACCGAGAACACTGTAGATCTCCTACAACCCTTCAGGGAATGAGGGGAGGCGGTGGCAGAAAGTAAACTGCAGGATAATGGGGGCTGGATGGTCATTATTGGCGATACTTTTTTCTTGGCATTACACTGCCACGTTACCTGAATTGTGGGTCTGTGTTCATACTGCAGTACCATTTTTCGGGTAACTTTCCCATTGCATCTGGCAGTTTCCTCCATTTAAGACAAGAGTCACACTGAACCCACAACTGGTCGGGCTTTTTCCTAGACACACAAAAAACTTTGGTAAAATACCGAAACTGGTTTAGTTTGCAATATAAACCCGTAGCAACCAAATTATGCAGCCCAAATAGCAACCATTCAGTCCTTCCTAGACCTGCACGTACATCACCAGACAAATGGTTTTGGCAGTGCTTGACAGGAGCAAGTTGCCTGGGATAATGTATGGGTGCATCACTTACTGCTCCATGTGCTtctcagaaaatgaagttagtaagGAGAACATCTTGTGATGTTGCTTTGCTTAGAACAGACCACAGAAAGATCAGATGACTTGTCTGCTTACTtcattttctgagcagagcaTCATCACAAGACTTTCCTATTCTTGCTAACTTAATTTTCCCCCGAATGCGGCCAGTCAGTCGAAATGGCCCTGTTGTTTCAAAGTTACGAGGGGCTTTAttacaatgcagtgtgcaaaaagaGGCTGCaactaacaattttttttatactttgcacctGGCGTTCTTTGTTTTGAAGTTCAGAGACCTGTCGCTCATCCCTAGAATACAACATTGACTGCATTAGTCCGCACTGTATTGGTGAGGAGCAGAAGGCACACAGTTGTCTCCCTGGCACGAGAAGCTTGCCCCAGGGTaacataaattacccctatttTATAAGCagggtaaaaacaaaataataatgtacaCGGCTAatttgagggtttacattttaCATCCTGGTATTTTCTGTCACAGGGCTTTAGGCACACATTATCATAAAAAACACACGCACACAATTAAAATAGGTGACAAATCAAATTAACTCTCCTGTtcttacttactgtatatcttcTACAGGAAGACTTAAAGGGTGATTCTTCTTTACTTTCATTTCATTCCAGTAATCATTCAGCTTAAGCCCCAATGCAGACAGAGTAAGCCTATAAAATCATATTCATAAaacatgttaattttttttttttttttaaatatcaaatatATCAAATATCATCTACGGTACTCACAGAACAATTCTAGCTTACCTATACTCATTTGTATAATCAAAATCCTGCTTATTGTGTGTGGGCTTTAGAAAGTTGCACTCGACCACTCCGACAACCCCAACGCCCATGTTATTAGCCTAGGAAATTTGGAAAAATACAGATTATTAAACTTATTACAGCTTGTCCAGGCTTCGCTCAAAACTGAACTGGCATAATAAGAGAAATAAAGCCCAAAAAGCATATAAGTTAAAAATATTGTACTTTATATATGAAGATTAATGCCGTTGTGCTATTACAGTAATCCAGGCCTTTAGATTGTTTCTACAGGGATGACTGAAATCATTACTGGTTTATAACCCACTGGTTTCTATGTTGTCttgaatatataatatagtacTATATAACCTTGTTAAAGCCTTTAGCCTCTGCTtttgtatggtcatggaacttatctgtgaataatattataatataat
This sequence is a window from Xenopus tropicalis strain Nigerian chromosome 2, UCB_Xtro_10.0, whole genome shotgun sequence. Protein-coding genes within it:
- the morc3 gene encoding MORC family CW-type zinc finger protein 3 (The RefSeq protein has 2 substitutions compared to this genomic sequence), whose amino-acid sequence is MAAQATDGIRLSALSPKFLHTNSTSHTWPFSAVAELVDNAYDPDVNAKQIWIDKTVIKGNICLTFTDSGNGMTLDKLHKMLSFGFSDKVAIHGHVPVGLYGNGFKSGSMRLGKDAIVFTKNESGMHVGMLSQTYLEKINAEHVLVPIITFNKQKQLERTPDSNANVKAITTYSLLNSEKELLAELEAITGRKGTRIIIWNLRKDKRGSPEFDFDYDKYDILIPAEIDGTKRGYKKQERVDQVAPDSDYSLRAYCSILYLKPRMQIVLRGQKVQTQLVSKSLALIEKDVYRPQFLAPKTIKITFGYNCRNKEHYGVMMYHKNRLIKAYEKVGCQLKANNMGVGVVGVVECNFLKPTHNKQDFDYTNEYRLTLSALGLKLNDYWNEMKVKKNHPLSLPVEDIQKKPDQLWVQCDSCLKWRKLPDAMGKLPEKWYCSMNTDPQFRDCSVSEEPEDDDDITHSTYEKTYRRRKSEQFQQMTPDKTTILFTPQNIEMQPSIVSGQRIFNPHQSQGTDLNKSCKRPLSNDNEAAKKPKLSGSDTIDLLQWSDEEDVIIIEDNSTTKPKNNTKSLLISNSNPVTTERINHRPNGIENSNGIDPIPTPDPIPRGETSAVATQTERATLPVKKEEDVSNDYSSQENQQMPDSILYINCNGIAQHEMDTSHQTHHQEKSVGARDREKENLKKHCEELLVRVKGLEGEVSELRNNQVKKEVSHQVTQTDASPPNITELPSKQLVAQYEQALKEINRLKAQCEVLQDLKAEPGTGPQKPAENSSDMDDMALQLDSLFRQLDACSTERDRYKSEAEKVKQQSAQLESQTRQLGTQIEQLKHMVQDVQKKESASTSMASASQTNLTLRSLRINVAQLLTTLMPDLQLQDINYDVDVIDEILTQVLEQAENQVSGHQ